Part of the Trypanosoma brucei gambiense DAL972 chromosome 8, complete sequence genome, ttttttcgccctTTCTCCGCCTTTTCTACATCGTGCGTATATTCTACGTAGAAGATTTTCATTTACTCCATCGCAACTGGTCGATGTCCGCGGATAATATGTCATGAAATAACTTTCCTCTCATCATGCCTACCCCGCCATTTTCTCACGACAGCACAGTAGCAGTCACACGCCTAAAAGTCGGCAAACAACATTTAAAAAGGCAAGTATTTAGGAGTTTGTAACTCAAAGATGTATTACGAGTACTTCTGAGTGGATCAGATGAGTACTGTTACACTGGTTACCGCCTGCACGCATGTTCCGCTGTAGCAGATTATTTCATCAAGTGAAACTTGGGTTCACAAAGGCCCAGCGGGAACACCAACGCAGTAAACAAAGAATTCGGCCCAACGTCTGCTTTCGCCCGCCcatttaaagaaaaggaacaatgATGGAATTGCAGAAGGAATATAATTGGGATACAGTACCATTTaagaaatgtaaaaaaacaaaaatatgttgTAATAACCATTTCAGGTACTAaatcagagaaaaaaaatataaatatttaaatagAAGAACGATACAACAGCAAAACTGTCACACATCTCCAACAAACATGTATTACGAGAAACCTATGCTACAACACGTACAGATGAAATGAAGGAAGCGAGGAAAgcttataaaaaaaattaaaagttTAATAGTGAAATCAGTCATCGACAGCTGTATCATTATAAGACGGGCTAAAACGCTCATAGAACATTCGtaaaacaatgaaagacCACAAAAggatgattaaaaaaaaaaaacaacaacaacaaaaaagcggCTGCAGACGTCCCAGGAATCTTTGTCATCATTTTTTCCTGGGAACTTGGTTCTTGGCGGCCATCTCCACGAGGCTGTAGAAAGTTCGTGGCCAATTCATACGTTCTTCAAACATTTTGGTGTTCTGCCGGAGATATTTTCCTTGGAATCTGGCGAGCCGTCGTGGATGTCACATGACTACGTTGGTCGACCTGAGCATATCGAGTCTCTGTATATGCTTTACCGTGCAACACGAGATCCTACATACCTCTTGATGGGAAAAGAACTGGCACTGGCCATTAACTTGCGTATGCGCACACCATATGGGTTTTCTTCCGTAAGTGATGTAAGGTACCCGCATCATGATGGTGTTCACAGAGACTCGATGGAGAGTTTCATGATCGCGGAGACCCTGAAATATTTGTATCTCTTGTTTGACGAGTGCAACGCTGTTCACATGCAGGGACGGATGGGCGGTCGCGCCTCACCGCATTGTGTTATGGATAGCGGTAGCGGCAGTAGCGTCAGCCACGTGGGGTGGGTTTTCAACACTGAAGCTCATCTTTTCCCTAATTCTGCCGAGTGGTGGGCGCCTACTTCCTTGGAGACCTTGGACAAGGAGGCTGAGGATCCCGCTGCTGCGCTCAGGCGCCAGCGTTTGGAGGTAATTGACGGTTTGCTCGGGAGTTTTGAGGAAGTGGACGGTGAGGTTGTTGGGGCGAATGATAAGGGTGGTGCAGCCCTGTACCAGTTCCACTGTGCCAATCACGCCCTGAGTGATATAGGGAGGCTGTCGAAGTCTGTGTTTCGATAATTTGTTGAGGCGCAAGGATGTATTAGCATAGTTTGCGCAGCGTACCGTTCTTGGTTTTCACCCCGTGGTTGCTTGGACTCCTCCCCTGCTTGAAAGTTCTGTTTGTCCCTCTGTACACGAACTTGCTGTGCGTAACTGCCGTTCTTTTATCTTTGCATGTGCTCCCCTGTTGTATAGGAATTTGTATACCGTTTTGGGTTTTGTAGGCGGTGATTATGAAAGGCGGTCAGTTTTTGAAGATgccgtgtgtgcgtgttttactAGTTCTCGTGAGGGTATTTTTTGTCCATCtgccttcttttgcttttggggATGCGTTTCCTGTGAATGGTGCGCGAGGAGGTAACAGCCAGGGCTACAATACCGATGGCATGCATCCTATTCAAGCTGAGATGCTTCCTTATGTGCGTGACATGATTGACCACGCGTTTGGTTCATACATCAAATACGCCTTTCCCAAAGATGAATTGTGTCCTGTGAGTGGTACTGGGAAGAATACGATGGGTGGCTATGGCTGGACCCTTATTGACTCTCTCGATACACTAGCAATTGCCGGGTTTCACAAAGAATTTCGTCGCCACGCGAAGTGGGTGGAAGAGCACTTGACCTTCGATATTGACGAATCAGTGTCGGTATTTGAGACGACTATTCGAGCTCTTGGAGGTCTTCTGGCTGCTCACTTCATGTACGAGGAGGGCATAGTCCCAATTATCCCTTCGGAGCACGACTATAACGGCGGGTTCTTGCGGCTCGCTGTGGATCTTGCAGATCGTCTGATGCCCTGTTTTGACACGCCCACTGGGATACCATATGGGGCGATTAATTTACGCCGTGGGGTTAGTGGTGGGGAATCGCAGCTGGCCAACACGGCCGGTGCTGGGACGTTGTTAATGGAGATGACGGTACTGTCGAGGATCACAGGCGATGAAAAATACGAGCGTGCGGCGCGGCGTGCATCTGAGGCTCTTTTTGCGGCCAGAGATTCTCAAACTGAGCTTATGGGGACGTATGTGTCTGTGAGTAGTGGCggtttttcctcttcggaGTCTTCTGTGGGTTCTGGGTTAGACAGCGCCATTGAGTACTTTATCAAATCACATAGTATGAGTGGGGACATTGGGGACTGGGAGCGGTTCGAGAGGACTGCGAGAGCTGTGAACCGCTATGTGCGGAAGGGTGGAATGCTGCTAGCAGCTAGCATGTATAGTGGACGGCGGCTGCAGACGTCCCAGGAATCTTTGTCATCATTTTTTCCTGGGAACTTGGTTCTTGGCGGCCATCTCCACGAGGCTGTAGAAAGTTCGTGGCCAATTCATACGTTCTTCAAACATTTTGGTGTTCTGCCGGAGATATTTTCCTTGGAATCTGGCGAGCCGTCGTGGATGTCACATGACTACGTTGGTCGACCTGAGCATATCGAGTCTCTGTATATGCTTTACCGTGCAACACGAGATCCTACATACCTCTTGATGGGAAAAGAACTGGCACTGGCCATTAACTTGCGTATGCGCACACCATATGGGTTTTCTTCCGTAAGTGATGTAAGGTACCCGCATCATGATGGTGTTCACAGAGACTCGATGGAGAGTTTCATGATCGCGGAGACCCTGAAATATTTGTATCTCTTGTTTGACGAGTGCAACGCTGTTCACATGCAGGGACGGATGGGCGGTCGCGCCTCACCGCATTGTGTTATGGATAGCGGTAGCGGCAGTAGCGTCAGCCACGTGGGGTGGGTTTTCAACACTGAAGCTCATCTTTTCCCTAATTCTGCCGAGTGGTGGGCGCCTACTTCCTTGGAGACCTTGGACAAGGAGGCTGAGGATCCCGCTGCTGCGCTCAGGCGCCAGCGTTTGGAGGTAATTGACGGTTTGCTCGGGAGTTTTGAGGAAGTGGACGGTGAGGTTGTTGGGGCGAATGATAAGGGTGGTGCAGCCCTGTACCAGTTCCACTGTGCCAATCACGCCCTGAGTGATATAGGGAGGCTGTCGAAGTCTGTGTTTCGATAATTTGTTGAGGCGCAAGGATGTATTAGCATAGTTTGCGCAGCGTACCGTTCTTGGTTTTCACCCCGTGGTTGCTTGGACTCCTCCCCTGCTTGAAAGTTCTGTTTGTCCCTCTGTACACGAACTTGCTGTGCGTAACTGCCGTTCTTTTATCTTTGCATGTGCTCCCCTGTTGTATAGGAATTTGTATACCGTTTTGGGTTTTGT contains:
- a CDS encoding mannosyl-oligosaccharide 1,2-alpha-mannosidase IB (pseudogene), putative, translated to MSHDYVGRPEHIESLYMLYRATRDPTYLLMGKELALAINLRMRTPYGFSSVSDVRYPHHDGVHRDSMESFMIAETLKYLYLLFDECNAVHMQGRMGGRASPHCVMDSGSGSSVSHVGWVFNTEAHLFPNSAEWWAPTSLETLDKEAEDPAAALRRQRLEVIDGLLGSFEEVDGEVVGANDKGGAALYQFHCANHALSDIGRLSKSVFR
- a CDS encoding mannosyl-oligosaccharide 1,2-alpha-mannosidase IB, putative; the protein is MKGGQFLKMPCVRVLLVLVRVFFVHLPSFAFGDAFPVNGARGGNSQGYNTDGMHPIQAEMLPYVRDMIDHAFGSYIKYAFPKDELCPVSGTGKNTMGGYGWTLIDSLDTLAIAGFHKEFRRHAKWVEEHLTFDIDESVSVFETTIRALGGLLAAHFMYEEGIVPIIPSEHDYNGGFLRLAVDLADRLMPCFDTPTGIPYGAINLRRGVSGGESQLANTAGAGTLLMEMTVLSRITGDEKYERAARRASEALFAARDSQTELMGTYVSVSSGGFSSSESSVGSGLDSAIEYFIKSHSMSGDIGDWERFERTARAVNRYVRKGGMLLAASMYSGRRLQTSQESLSSFFPGNLVLGGHLHEAVESSWPIHTFFKHFGVLPEIFSLESGEPSWMSHDYVGRPEHIESLYMLYRATRDPTYLLMGKELALAINLRMRTPYGFSSVSDVRYPHHDGVHRDSMESFMIAETLKYLYLLFDECNAVHMQGRMGGRASPHCVMDSGSGSSVSHVGWVFNTEAHLFPNSAEWWAPTSLETLDKEAEDPAAALRRQRLEVIDGLLGSFEEVDGEVVGANDKGGAALYQFHCANHALSDIGRLSKSVFR